From Rhodopseudomonas palustris, a single genomic window includes:
- a CDS encoding type II toxin-antitoxin system Phd/YefM family antitoxin codes for MKHVSLADARANIAKLLDEVERGETVTISREGVSEAELAPPFDEKRREAARQAIEGIRALRSGAAGATIDEIIAWKNEGRE; via the coding sequence ATGAAGCACGTCAGCTTGGCAGATGCGCGGGCCAATATCGCGAAACTGCTCGATGAGGTCGAGCGTGGCGAAACCGTCACGATCAGCCGCGAGGGTGTCAGCGAGGCCGAACTGGCGCCACCGTTCGACGAGAAGCGAAGAGAGGCAGCTCGCCAAGCGATTGAAGGCATCCGCGCATTGCGGAGCGGCGCGGCTGGGGCGACGATCGACGAGATCATTGCTTGGAAGAATGAAGGTCGCGAATAG
- a CDS encoding type II toxin-antitoxin system VapC family toxin, which produces MPFVIDVSLMAVWHFPDERNSTADAALARLEHEGAVVPLIWWFEVRQVLLKGERRGRTSPEQSAQFLAFLDSLPLRVAPLPVGDAVMQLARRHQLSFYDAAYLELAQRERIGLATLDAALVRAASAEGVALVGA; this is translated from the coding sequence ATGCCATTCGTGATCGATGTCTCGCTCATGGCCGTTTGGCATTTCCCGGACGAGCGAAACTCGACCGCCGATGCGGCGCTTGCGAGGCTCGAGCACGAGGGCGCGGTTGTCCCGCTAATCTGGTGGTTCGAGGTCCGCCAGGTGCTCTTGAAGGGTGAGCGCCGCGGCCGAACGAGTCCGGAACAGTCGGCTCAATTCCTGGCATTCCTCGATAGTCTCCCGCTCCGCGTTGCGCCGTTGCCTGTCGGCGACGCAGTCATGCAGCTTGCGCGGCGCCATCAACTCAGCTTCTACGACGCCGCCTATCTTGAGCTGGCGCAGCGCGAGCGGATCGGGCTTGCGACGCTCGACGCGGCATTGGTCCGGGCGGCGAGCGCCGAAGGCGTTGCCCTGGTCGGCGCATGA
- a CDS encoding MBL fold metallo-hydrolase, producing the protein MSLITRRRLLATAAGLAATAGLSSFWTFRMSYYQGPVTDHFDGTRFFDPDGAPPKSFWEVMRWRFSHKPAQWPEWAPSPFADTPPPRVDGAGVRLVYVGHASWLIQTAGLNILIDPVWSERVSPVSFAGPKRHNDPGVAFDRLPKIDVVLVSHGHYDHLDLATLSRLAAAHGPRVITPLGNDLTMTAHDATIRAEAYDWSDRVELNDRVAVTLVPTRHWTARGLFDRNRALWASFVLETPAGKIYVVCDSGYGDGRHFRRVRDAHAPLKLAILPIGAYEPRWFMQDQHMNPADAVKALTDCGAERALANHHGTFQLTDEAIDAPEQALYAVLDAGGIPRDRFPVLKPGQVFQL; encoded by the coding sequence ATGAGTCTGATCACGCGCCGCCGTCTGCTGGCGACAGCCGCCGGCCTCGCCGCCACGGCCGGGCTTTCCTCCTTCTGGACCTTCCGCATGAGCTACTACCAAGGCCCGGTCACCGACCATTTCGATGGCACGCGCTTCTTCGATCCCGATGGGGCGCCGCCGAAGAGCTTCTGGGAGGTGATGCGCTGGCGATTCAGCCACAAGCCGGCGCAATGGCCCGAATGGGCTCCGAGCCCGTTCGCCGACACTCCGCCGCCGCGTGTCGACGGCGCCGGCGTCAGACTGGTCTATGTCGGCCATGCGAGCTGGCTGATCCAGACCGCCGGCCTGAACATCCTGATCGATCCGGTGTGGTCGGAGCGGGTGTCGCCGGTCAGTTTCGCCGGGCCCAAACGGCACAACGATCCAGGCGTCGCGTTCGACCGCCTGCCGAAGATCGACGTGGTGCTGGTGTCGCACGGCCACTACGACCATCTCGACCTGGCTACGCTGTCGCGGCTTGCCGCTGCGCATGGGCCGCGGGTGATCACGCCGCTCGGCAACGATCTGACGATGACGGCGCACGATGCCACGATCCGCGCCGAAGCCTACGACTGGAGCGACCGCGTCGAACTGAATGATCGCGTCGCCGTGACGCTGGTGCCGACCCGGCACTGGACCGCGCGCGGGCTGTTCGACCGCAACCGCGCACTGTGGGCGAGCTTCGTGCTCGAAACGCCCGCCGGCAAGATCTACGTGGTGTGCGATTCCGGTTATGGCGACGGCCGGCATTTCCGCCGCGTTCGCGACGCTCATGCGCCGCTGAAGCTGGCGATCCTGCCGATCGGCGCCTACGAGCCGCGCTGGTTCATGCAGGATCAGCACATGAACCCGGCCGATGCGGTGAAGGCACTGACCGATTGCGGCGCCGAACGCGCGCTCGCCAATCACCATGGCACCTTCCAGCTCACCGACGAGGCGATCGATGCCCCCGAGCAGGCGCTGTATGCGGTGCTCGACGCCGGCGGCATCCCGCGCGATCGGTTTCCGGTGCTGAAGCCGGGGCAGGTGTTCCAGCTTTGA
- a CDS encoding SIMPL domain-containing protein — protein MNMLRSLSIAAACCLIVALPARAQDAPPPGIVVRGEAHKSVAPDTALIEAGVSNFAKSARAAAEATNLAIGKVLLELKNAGIDGKDIQTSQLSLQPQYADRPGPSEVTGYVAKNIVSVRVRDIAAVAGILDRLVTAGANEVRGISFTVSNASKLLDEARTEAVADARRKAEIYARAAGLALGAPQSIAEDSGPGVMPMRKMAADFAAGAQVAPGEQTLNVSVTVNWGIKAQ, from the coding sequence CTGATCGTCGCGCTTCCGGCCCGCGCTCAGGACGCCCCGCCTCCGGGCATCGTCGTGCGCGGCGAAGCCCACAAATCGGTCGCGCCCGACACCGCCCTGATCGAAGCCGGAGTGTCGAACTTCGCCAAGTCGGCCCGCGCCGCGGCGGAAGCCACCAATCTGGCGATCGGCAAGGTGCTGCTGGAGTTAAAGAACGCCGGCATCGACGGCAAGGACATCCAGACCTCGCAATTGTCGCTGCAGCCGCAATATGCCGACCGTCCCGGCCCGAGCGAGGTCACCGGCTATGTGGCCAAGAATATCGTATCGGTGCGGGTCCGCGACATCGCGGCGGTGGCGGGCATTCTCGATCGGCTGGTGACGGCCGGCGCCAACGAGGTCCGCGGCATCAGCTTCACGGTCAGCAACGCATCGAAACTGCTCGATGAAGCGCGGACCGAAGCGGTCGCCGATGCGCGCCGCAAGGCCGAGATCTACGCCCGCGCCGCCGGTCTCGCGCTCGGCGCGCCGCAGTCCATCGCGGAAGATTCCGGCCCCGGCGTGATGCCGATGCGCAAGATGGCGGCCGACTTTGCCGCCGGTGCTCAGGTCGCGCCGGGCGAGCAAACCCTGAACGTGTCGGTCACGGTGAACTGGGGCATCAAGGCGCAGTAA